In Methanofollis sp., the sequence GAGGCCATCAGCGCGCAGTGCCGGCCGTACACCCGGCAGATCTCCCGGACATGCGCATCGAGATCAGTATCCCGAAGGTACCGGGCGAGAATCCGCTGGTCAAGGGTGCTGGAATGGAGGTCTGATGCCTGCTTCGCGACGACGAGACGATCGAGGATCCCGGGTTCCGCACAGATCCAGCCGATGCGCAGTCCCGGCGCCGCGATCTTCGAGAAGGACCCGGTCAGGACTGTCGATTCGGGGAGATATGATTTCACCGGCGGCAGAGGCCGACCCGAGAACTGCAGTTCGCCGTAGGCGTCGTCCTCGATAAAGACAGTGCCGGTCCCTTCGAGGAGAGAGGCCACATCCTCCCTTTTTTCCCGCGACCAGGTGATCCCCGACGGGTTCTGCGAGTTCGGGACACCATAGAAAAGCCCGACATCGCGCTCTCCGAGCGTCCTCTCCAGGGCCGCGATATCTGGCCCGTCCTCTTCGAGGGGGACAGGACAGAAACGGGGTTCGTACAGGGAGAAGGCCTGGATCGCACCAAGATAGCCCGGGCGCTCGATCGCAACGGCAGAACCGGGGTCGAGGAAGACCTTGCCGATAAGGTCGAGGGCCTGCTGCGAACCGTTGG encodes:
- a CDS encoding PLP-dependent aminotransferase family protein; amino-acid sequence: MTRRYAARMAKTPRSFIREILKVTGNPEIISFAGGLPNPALIRVEEIAEAARSVLETDGAAALQYSTTEGYLPLREFIADRYRQRLGLEVGPDEILITNGSQQALDLIGKVFLDPGSAVAIERPGYLGAIQAFSLYEPRFCPVPLEEDGPDIAALERTLGERDVGLFYGVPNSQNPSGITWSREKREDVASLLEGTGTVFIEDDAYGELQFSGRPLPPVKSYLPESTVLTGSFSKIAAPGLRIGWICAEPGILDRLVVAKQASDLHSSTLDQRILARYLRDTDLDAHVREICRVYGRHCALMASLIDDLFPDGVARTGPEGGMFLWVTLPPGLSSMALFERALAEHVAILPGLPFYVDGGGENTVRLNFSNADEERIAEGMHRLARALGA